The genomic window CAGGCCGATCTTCGAGGTGAAGTGGTAGACGACGAGCGAGAGTTGGATGCCTGCGACCTCGGCGGTTTGCCGCATCGTTGTGCCGTCGTAGCCCTTCAGGGCGAAGGGGCGCTCAGCGACGTGCAGGATCGCCTCCCGCTTGCCGACGGCCCTGGCTCCGCGCGCCGCGACCGTGGCGTCCGGTGTGTCAGACATGTGGTTTCGTCCGCCTCGTGCTGTGAAGGTCCGGGGAGCGTCGTCAGTGCTCCAGGCCATGCTGTGCTTCGTTCCACGATCGGGCCGTCAGCCAGTGCCTTGCGGACATTGCCGACGAGTGCCTCCTCCAACGAGCGCACGGTGGTGAACCCGCCCTCGCGGAACGCATCCCATTCGGCGCGCAGCAGGCCCGGCTTCGGTTGCACGGACCGGCCGGGGTCGAAGTACGTACGTACAGTCAGGGGGTCAATCCGTGCGCGCCGTGTGCGCTTCGGCTCGGGCGCCCGCGATGAGGTCGTGGATCGTGGCTGCCGGACAGCCGGTGTGGAGGCCGAGAAGTCGGGCCAGGAGTTCGTCGAGTGCCGGCCAGGGCATGGTGCCGTGACTGTTGTAGAGCGACACCAGTCCGTGCATCCCGGTCCAGAGGACGAGTCCGGCCCGCCACTGCATCTCCGGCGTGGCCGGCTCGTCATCTCGCTCGTCGGCGCGGTCGAGCGCGACGACGAGAGCTTGGAGCAGCTCCTCGCCGGCGCCGTGCGCGTTGAGCGGGCCGAGCTGTTCGGGCATCGCGCCGCCGATGATCGTGCGGTACTCGCCGGGGTGCTCGACGCCCCAGTGGACGTACGCCGCGCACCTGGCCACGAGCTCGGCGAGCGGCGTCGTGGCGGCGGCAGCGGCGTCGTTCATCAGGCGTCCGAGTTCGTCGTAGCGCAGCTTCAGGACGTGCTCGACGAGTGCCGTCAGGTCGGGGAAGTGACTGTAGATGCTCGCGGGTGCGACGCCGACCTCGCGGGCGACCTGGCGCAGCGTGAGCGTCTCCGGACGGTCCATGGTCGCGAGCAGACGTGCCGTCGCCTCGATCAACTGGTCGCGGAGCAGTCCGCCCTGCCCGCGCGGGTTGCGCCGCCGCCTGCCGTCTTCCAAGGCCCCGCTCCTTCCGCCTGTTCGCCAACGACTGTTCAGTCTAGTGGGGGGCCGCACTTGACACCCGTAACCAACACTTGTTCACTTACATCACCAACAGCTGTTCGGCCAGAGGAGCGGTTCATGCGTGTCGCAGTACTCGGCGCCACCGGCAAAGTCGGGCGCCTGATCGTCGAGCAGGCCGTCGAACGCGGCCACGAAGTCGTCGCGCTGGTGCGCAGCCCGCAGGCCTACGCACCGCCCGGGCAGGGCGCCGTCGAGGTCCGGCAGGCCGACGTCACCAAGCCCGAATCGTTCCCCGGCCTCGGCGACGTGGACGTCGTGATCTCCGCCCTCGGGATCAGCACGGGCGACGAACCCGGGACACTCCTCTCCGGCGCGAAGATGCTCGCCGGCCTGCCGGTCCGCACGCTCGCGCTCGGCGCGCTCGGCTCCGGAACCTCGGCCGGCGCCGGCGGCGGGATGTACCAGGCGATCATGAAGATGGTCATCGGCAGACAGCTCCCGGAGAAGGCGGCCGCCGACACGATCGCCCTCAACGGCGGGGCGACCGTCTTCCACGCCCCCGACCTGCAGGTCGGCGGCATCAGCCCCGGCCGCCGCAACATACCGCTGGAGAAGTACCCGAAGCCGTTCTGGCCGCCCCGCGTCTCGCGCGCGACCGCCGCCGCGCTCATGCTCGACGAAGCCGAACGCCCCACCCACGGCGCCACGATCCTCGTCCCCGTGGGGAACGCGCGATGACCGGCAACGGCTACATCGCCGTCGAAGAGGCCGTCGCCGTCCCGGGCCTCGCCGAACGTCGGCCGCCGATCACGCTGCCCGGCACCATCGACCCGGCGTTCGTCGAACACGTGATGGCGCGGCTTCCCGACGTCGCAGACCTGCGTCTGCCGGACATGGACGCGAACGGCGTCGCGATGCAGGTGCTCTCCCTCACCGTCCCCGGGATCGAAGCCGACCCCGACGCGCAACGCGCAGTGGACAACGCCCGCTACGTCAACGACTCGCTCGCAGAGATCGTCCACGCCCACCCCGACAGGTTCGCGGCGTTCGCCGCGCTCCCCCTTCAGGACCCCGGCGCCGCCGTGACCGAACTGCGCCGCGCCGTCGAGCACCTCGGGTTCAAGGGCGCCCTGGTCAACGACCACGTTCAGGGCAGATACCTCGACGACCCCGCCTTCGACCGGCTGTGGGCGACGCTGGCCGAGCTCGACGTGCCCTTGTATCTGCATCCGGGCATGCCTCCCGCGGACAGCTGGCACGTCCTCGACGGGCATCCCGAACTCGACGGCGCCCTCTGGAGCTGGCAGGCCACCACCGGTGGACACGCGATGCGCGTGATCATGGCAGGGGTCTTCGACCGCCACCCGGACGCGAGGATGATCCTCGGCCACGCGGGCGAGTTCCTGCCCTTCCAGCTCTCCAGGTTCGACTCCCGCTACGCGACCCTCGCCGTCCCGAACCCGCTGCAACGGCCGCCGTCCGAGTACTTCGGGACGAATGTGGTCGTCACCACGAGCGGTGTCCTGTCCCCCGCCGCGGTCGAGGCGCTCGTCCACGTGATCGGCGCCGACGCAGTCCTGTTCGCGATCGACTACCCCTACGAGACATCCGCTTCGGCCATCGCCGCCCTCGAACGAACCGCTCTCTCGGATGCCGACAGGCAGAAGATCGGTTCCGGCAACGCGCGGCGCCTGCTGCGTCTCTGAGGTCCCAGGCGGGAGCCGGCTGCGGCCCACCCGTGCGTGAGCGTCGGAGAACTGACGGGTAGGCGCCCGGCCGCTCAGCCGGTGGCAGGCCTGTGGCCCGCTGGGGTCTCCCGGCCCCAACGCGGGCAGGGGCCCGGAGACCGTGACTTATCCTGGGGATCATGTCGAACCCTGACGGGCTGCTCGTCGACATCGCCGCGATGGTCGAGTCCGAGCACAGCAATCAGATGTCCTTGACCGTAGTGGTCCCCGGCGCGGTGATCACCGGCAGGCTCGCCCCGGTGTCCCTGTGGTGGGAGCGGGTGGCGGAGGTCCTCCAGGCCTCGGATCACCTGAAGCCGTTCGCCGCCCTCTTCGCCCCACCCGGAGAGAGCCCGCCCGCGCGGCCCACCCACCTCCACCTCCACCGGGCGCAAATCCTGCAGGGCGACTTCGGGCTGCCCCACACGGGCGGCATGTACCGCATCGCCATCGAAGACGTCAGCAGCTGGACAGTCGGAGACCTCAGCTACTCCGACACCTGATGGTCGCGGCAGGCCAAGTGGCTGCCCAGGCTTCGCATCCCACGTCCCGGAGTCACGCGTCCGCCGTCCCGGCCATGTGCCGGGGCGGCCGACGACCCTCCCTTGACCGGCCGCCCCGCCCCTGGGTCAGTGGCCGAACGCGTCCTTGACGTGCTCACCCACCTGCTTCAGATCGCCCTTGATCTGGTCGGCCTTGCCCTGGGCCTGCAGGCGCTCGTTGCCGGTCGCCTTGCCGACGCCTTCCTTGATCGCGCCCATGGCCTTGTCCGCGGTGTTTTCGATCGTGTCGCCGGCACTCATGTCAGCCTCCTGTGCGTCGCGGTTGTGGTGACGCCATGCCTGCCCCGGCGGGCCTGCAGGATTCCTGCGAATATCCGGCCCGGGGCAGGGCACACGGTCCCCGACGCTGGCTGACTGTGGAGGTCGAAGTGGTTCCCCTTCTTCTCGTTCTTCTTCTGGCCCTGATCCTGTTCGGTGCCGGTTTCGCACTCAAGGCACTGTGGTGGGTGGCGATCGTCGTCCTGGTGTTCTGGCTGCTGGGATTCGTCGCGCGGGGCGCCGGTGCCTCCGGCACCCGCGGACGCTGGTACCGCTGGTAGGACCTCGCCAGGTGATGACGGAGCGGGGCGCGCCCATCTGCGCGCCCCGCTCCGTCATGACCGGATACAGGAAGGTGTGGTCGGAGACCCTGCCCTGCCACCGCCTGTGGTCGGCGGGGGACGTCCGTCATCGACCCGTTGCGGTGTGGCCCGCCGGTGTGGCCTCTGCTGGTGCCGCGCCAGGCAGCCTTCGCCCCGCCGCGCAAAGGCTGCCCGACGCGTCACTAGGCGGCGGCGGTGAGATCGGCGCGGCCGAAGAGGAGTGCGTAGCCGTTGGGGAGTTGGGTCAGGAGGCGGCCGTTCAGGGGTTCGCCCGCCAGGTCGGCGAGTGCGGCGAGGACGGCGCCGGTGTGCCAGCGGGCGGCGTGGGTGGTGGTGCCCAGGGTGGCGGCGACGGTGTCGACGAAGGTGTGGGCGTCCAGTGGTTGGGTGAGGGGCAGCTGCGAGGCGAAGGTGGTGCGGGCCGGTTCGGGCAGGGCGGCGGCCAGGTCGCAGCGTTCCTCGCCGACGAGCTGGCCGCCGAGGACGGTCAGGACGGTGTGCAGGACGCGTTCGGCCTCCTGGTCGGTCTCATAGCGGCCGAGGTCGCGCACCTGTTGGACGAGGTGGTGCCATGTCATGGCGGTTGGCCTTCCGGGCGTGCCGTGCCCCGCCGGAGGCGGGGCTGCGTGGGTGGTCAGGGGCGTTGGCCGGGAGCGGGCCGGCCGAAGAGGAGGTCGTAGCCGGGGGGCAGTTGGAGCAGGATGCGTTCGGTGAGGTCGTCGCCTGCGGCGTCGGCCGCGGTGGACAGGACGGCGCCGATGTCCCACAGGGCGGTGGTCTCGGTGGCGCCTTCGATCCAGGCGGCGGTGGCGCGCACGAACCGGTCGGGCGTGAGCGGTTCGGCGGCCTGCAGGGGGTTGAGCAGGATCAGGGCGAGGGTCTCGGGCAGGCGGGCCGCGAGATGGGCGCGCACCTCGCCGACCAGGTGGGCGCCGAGCAGGGCCAGGACCACGCGGGTGGCCCGCTCGGCTTCCTGGGATGTGTCGTATTCGCCGCGCTCCTGGACCGCGTCCAGGAACGCCTCCCATCGAAGAGTCACCGCGGTTCTCCCTCCGTTTCCGGGGTGGGCGCGAACGCCCTCGGCACTTCGGTCAGGACCCGACGGTCAGGTGGCGGTGCAGGCCGGTGAGTTTCAGCAGCCGGACCACGCGGTGGCCGACGCCGCTCAGGACCAGCCGCCGACCGTGCCGGTCTGCCTGGTTGCGGGCCGCGACGATCACGTTCAGGCCCGCGCAGTCCATGAACGTCACCTCCGACAGGTCGAGCACGACCTCGCGGTGCGAGCGCAGTGCGTCGGCCAGGGCGCGCTCCAGCGCGGGGGCGGTGTCGAAATCGATGTCGCCGCTCGGCCTCACCACGGTGGGAGTGGAGCTCCGGTCACGCATGATGTCTCCCGCTGCCGATCGGCCCGGTCCGCGCCTGGCCAGGGTGCGAGGTCGGCGGGGTGTTCCGCGCCGCCCCGGGGGGACGGGCGGCGCGGAACGGCTTCGGCTGCTCGGTCAGGCCCGGATCTGCTTGCGGTCGCCGCTGCGGCTGATCTCGATCTTCCGGGGCTTGGCCTTCTCCGCGACCGGGATCTTCAGGGTCAGCACGCCGGCGTCGTAGTCGGCGCTGATCCCCTCGGGGTCGAGGGTGTCGGAAAGCATGACCTGGCGGGAGAAGATCCCGAGGGGGCGCTCCGCGAGTTCCCACTTCACGCCCTCGCCCTGATGGCGCGGGCGGCGCTCGGCCTTGACGGTCAGCATGTTCCGCTCGACGTCGATGTCGATCGCATCCGGGTCCACCCCGGGCAGGTCGAAGCAGATCACGTACTCGTCGCCGGCGCGGTAGGCGTCCAAGGGCATCGGGGCCGGACGCGACCAGGTACCAGTGCTGCCGAGGAACTGCTGGGTCAGACGGTCCAGCTCGCGAAACGGGTCAGTGCGCATCAGCATCGCGAAACACCTCCAGTCGGTTCAAAGGGGTGCCAGTGCGCTTGGTCTGAAACTGTTCTAACATGTCATCCATCCGATGACAACCTCCACCGTCGCCCAGAGAGTGACACAGATGCGAGAGACACCCACCCCGCCCACCGAGCCGGTCTCCTTCCTCGCTGCCGCCGCAGCACTGGCAGCCATAGACGACGCCGTCCGCACCACCCGAACCCCGGCACCCACCCACCCGACGGGCCTCGAGACAGCGGACGGACCCGAACCCGCCCTGGCCGCCCTGGTGCTGCTGCGCGAACTGCGCACCGAACTCGCCGGCTGGGAGGCAGGGCTGGTGGAGTTCGCCCGCGCCACCGGTGCCACCTGGGCCGACCTCGCCCAGCCCATGGGCGTCGCCAGCCGCCAGGCCGCCGAGAACCGCTACCTGCGCCTGCGCCCCGCCCCCACTGCGCCCCAGACGACTGCGACCGGCGCCGAGCGCGTCAAGGCCGTACGCGACCGCCGGGCCGCCGAGCGCACCGTCACCGCCTGGGCCCGCGACAACGCCGCCGACCTACGCGTCCTCGCCGCCCAGATCTCCGCCCTCACCGACCTGCCACCCGAAGCCCGACCGGACCAGAACGCCGTGCGCACCGCCCTCGGAGCCCCCGATGCCGCCGACCTCATCGCGCCCCTTGCCTCCATGCGCCCCCACCTCCGCGCCGGCCACCCCGACCTCACCACCCGCCTCGACGACCTCACCAACCACACCGCCGAGCTCCGACACGACAGCAACCGCCGACGCGCCTGACCCCACCCACGACACCCACCACAAGATCCGCTGGCACCACATCGAGGACCAGCTGGCCCAGGCCCGAGCCCGCGCGCGAGCCGAGACCAGCGACGCCATCGCCTCGATCGACGCCTGCCTGACCAAGCTCGACACCCTGCGCCGCCACCTCGCCGACCACCCCTGGAGCCACCTCACGGATCCGCCGGACACCGAAGGAGACAGCGCAACCCCGGATGCCGTCCCTCACGCGAGAACCTCGTCATCCGAAGACCGCCGATCCACGATCGAAAAGGCCCGGAGGCGGTTCACCCCCAGGGTGGTTCAACCACCCCGGACCGCCGCTCTCCGCCAGAAGTCCGCCCGTGAGCAAGCCACTTGACCCCAACCCTCTCCACCTCCCGGTCGCTGTGACGGGTCGCCGGTGAACGGCGCGGGCGAACACCGCCGGCCCTCGCCCCCCTGGACGACATTCATCGCCGGCCACCCCTCCCTGGTCCTGCCGCACTGACCGACCGACCGGGCCACCCTGGTGATCAGTCCATTCCTGGTGACCGCTGTCAGCGCTGCCCCCCGACACGTCCCCACCCGCTGGTCGAGGGAGATCCTGTCGGGCTCGGAAAGTCATCGCCACAGGTGGGATGAGTAGGGAGACCTCGGCTGGCACCATGTCCACGCGCTCGCTTCGATGCTGTACAAGGTGGCGCGCAAGTTGCTGTCCTTCCCCGAGGTGCTGCAGCGGTGGTCAAGAACCTCGTGCTACGCCTGGCTCGGGAAAACGCCGGGTGGGGCCACAAGCGGATCCAGGGCGAGCCGGCCCGCCTCGGGCACCCGACCGCCGCATCCACGCTTTCCGAACCCCACAGGGTGGGCGAAAGTCAACGCCCAGCGTTGCGCGGTTCGAGGTGGTAGTCGAACGCAACGGTCCCCGGGTCGAGCGCCGTGACACCACCGTCGACGGTCAGTACCGCTCCGTTGACGAAGGAGGCGGCGGGCGACAGCAGCCAGGAAACGGTCTCGGCCACCTCACGCGGATCTCCGGGGCGGCCCATGGGCACGAGCCGGGTCGCCTCCTGGTAGGCCGCCTCGACGCCATCACCCGGCCCTCCGGTCTCCTCGGCGAACCGACTCATCCGCCGGTCTGCCATCTCGGTGCGCACCCAGCTGGGACACACGATGTTCGCCCGAACACCCTGCCCCCCGTAGTCCACCGCCACGGATCGCGTCAGCTGGAGCAGCGCGGCCTTGGAGGTCGCGTACGCGGCGTTGCCCGTCCCGTTGCGCAACGCCGACACCGAAGCGACCGCCACCACCGAGCCCCGGGCCTGCAACAAGTGCCCGAGCGCTGCGCGCAGGAGCAGGAAGGGGCCGGTCACGTTGGTGCGCATCACCGCCTCCCAGTCCTCGTCCGAAAGCTCACCCACTCCCCCACTGCGCCCGATCCCCGCGTTGAGCACCACCCCGTCCAGTCGACCGAAAGTGGCCACCGTCGTCTCGACCAGTCCCCGCACCGCGGCCGGTTCCGCCGCATCGGCGGGGTAGGCCAGAGCTCCCGTCTCCGCCGCGACCCGCTCCAGGGGCTCGGCCCGACGCCCGGAAACGACCACCTGATGACCAGCCTCACGCAAGAGCCGAGCCGTAGCGGCGCCGATTCCTGTGCCACCACCGGTAACGACGACAACTCGCTGATCCGCCATGGAACTCAGCCTCCACAAGAAGATGTCACATACGCAGGGTAATCATACGTAAGCACCCCGGTCGCATGTCGAGGCGAGCGCTCTGTTCCGGGTTGTCGATTGGTTCGCGTCTCGAACACGCGCAGCGCATGGAGAAGATGGCGCTGGTCCTGTGCCGTTCGGAAGCTCGCCACGACGTCCTCGGCGGACTCGTCCACGCGTACCGCAACACCGCCTGACGAAGATCAGAACAGCTGACGCAAAGCCAGGTCAGAGCGAGTGCGGAAGTGTTGGAACCCCACACGGTCAACCGCGACCTGTCCCGGGTCCGCAACGCCTCCGACTGGGTGGAGTCCGCGGTCACGACCGGCAACTCGAGCCTGGACGAGGGCCCGGCCGCACTGCTGCGGGGCGAGTAGCGGCACCCGTGGCCAGGAGTACGGTCCTGGCCGGGGACGGCTCCCGGAGTCTGCTCCCGGGCGCGGTTTCGTCCTGGGTACGGACGAACTCCCCTGTCCCCGAATGGTCCTCTTGATCAAGGCCGGGAATCACCGGCACCATTCATCGGAGGGGTCCTTTCGTGTACGAGCATGCACCGCACAGCCGCTTCCCGCTCTCCCGTCGGGGCAGCCGGCACCGCGCGGCGGCGGTCGTGACCGCTGTGGCCGCCGTGGGCATCACGGTCGCGGCGCTGGCGCCGACCGCGGCGTTCGCGGGCGGCCGGCCGGACAGCGTCCAGTCGAGCCTGAACGCGCTGGTGAAGGACGACGGCGTGCCCGCCGCGCTGGCCACCGTCAAGGGCCGCGACGGCCGCACCCACAACTACACCGCCGGCGTCGGCAACCTCACCACCAAGGCCAAGGTCCCGGTGGACGGGCAGATCCGGATCGGCAGCAACACCAAGACCTTCACCGCCGTCGTCGCCCTCCAGCTCGTCGCCGAAGGAAAGATCGGCCTCGACGCCTCCGTCGACACCTACCTCCCCGGCCTGCTGCGCGGCGACGGCATCGACGGACGCAACATCACCGTCCGCCAACTGCTCCAGCACACCAGCGGACTGCCCGACTACGTGGACAAGGGCGCGATCCTCGCCGATCCGAAGCGGTACTTCGAACCGCGTGACCTGCTCGACGCGGCGCTCGCCCAGAAGGCCCACTTCGCCCCGGGCGCCCGCTGGGAGTACAGCAACACCAACTACCTGGTGGCGGGCCTGATCATCCAGAAGGTCACCGGGCGGCCGCTCGGCGAGGAGGTCGACCAGCGCATCGTCGACCGCATCGGCCTGCGGCACACCTACTTCCCCACCCCGGGGGACATGACCATCCACGAGGCCCACCCCGAGGGGTACAACCAGGACGCCGACGGCTCGTTCCACGACTACACCGAGCTCGACCCGTCCTGGGGCTGGGCGGCGGGCGCCGTCGTCTCCACCAACAGCGACATCGTCCGCTTCTACACGGCGCTGCTCGGCGGCCGGCTCCTCCCGGCGGCCCAGCTCGCCGAGATGCGCACCACCGTCCCCGCGGACGAGGCGGGTCCGGGCGTCCGCTACGGGCTGGGCCTGATGAGCAGGCCGCTGTCGTGCGGAGGCGTGTTCTGGGGCCACGGCGGGACCATTCCGGGCTACTTCACCGCCGGGGGCGCCACCGACGACGGCCGCGCCGTCAACCTCGCGGTGACCATGATCCCGGGTGACGCGGCCGGGAAGGGCGTGGAGGCCGCAGTGGACTCCGCCCTGTGCCACTGACCCCACCCGATCCGGCCTGAGCGTCGGCACCGGTACGACCAGCGGGTTCTGCGCGCGCCTGCGCGCAGAACCCGCCCCCACCAACTTCCCCCTCCAGCAGAGGAGTTCCCCCGTGAACGAGCACGTACAGCACAACCGGGCCAAGCTGCGCCATCGGGGCCGGCGCGGCTTGGCGGTGGCCGTGGCCACCGTGGCCGCCGGCGTCGTGGCGGCCTCGCCCCTGGCGCCGACCGCGGCGTTCGCGGGCGGCCGGCCGGACAGCGTCCAGTCGAGCCTGAACGCGCTGGTGAAGGACGACGGCGTGCCCGCCGCGCTGGCCACCGTCAAGGGCCGCGACGGCCGCACCCACAACTACACCGCCGGCGTCGGCAACCTCACCACCAAGGCCAAGGTCCCGGTGGACGGGCAGATCCGGATCGGCAGCAACACCAAGACCTTCACCGCCGTCGTCGCCCTCCAGCTCGTCGCCGAAGGAAAGATCGGCCTCGACGCCTCCGTCGACACCTACCTCCCCGGCCTGCTGCGCGGCGACGGCATCGACGGACGCAACATCACCGTCCGCCAACTGCTCCAGCACACCAGCGGACTGCCCGACTACACGGACGCCCCCGCGCTCTCGGATTTCAGCACGATCCAGCACCGCTACTTCGAGCCCCGCGAGCTCCTCGACGGCGCCCTCGCCCAGAAGGCCCGCTTCGCCCCGGGCGCGCGCTGGGAGTACAGCAACACCAACTACATTGTCGCCGGACTCCTGATCCAGAAGGTCACCGGGCGGCCCGTCGGCGAGGAGATCACCAAGCGCGTCATCGACCGCATCGGCCTGCGCCACACCTACTTCCCCACCCCGGGGGACATGACCATCCACGAGGCCCACCCCGAGGGGTACAACCAGGACGCCGACGGCTCGCTCCACGACTACACCGAGATGGACCCCTCGATGGCCTGGGCGGCGGGGGCGATCGTCTCCACCAACAGCGACCTCAACTCGTTCTTCACCGCGCTCCTCGGCGGCCGGCTCCTGCCCGCGGCGCAGCTCGCCGAGATGCGCACCACCGTCCCCGCCGAGCTCCTGGGCCCGGGCGTCCGCTACGGGCTGGGCCTGCAGAGCAAGCCGCTCTCCTGCGGCGGCCTCCTCTGGGGCCATGGCGGGACCATTCCGGGCTACCGCTCCCGCGGCGGGGTCACCGACGACGGCCGTGCCGCCAGCATCACGGTCACCACCATCCCCGGCGACGCCGGCGCGCAGCGCATGGCGGACGCCCTGGACGCGGCCCTCTGCCGCTGACCCGCCCCGGCGCGTTCGGGGTGCCGGGCACCGGGCGGACGGCCCCGCGGCTTCCGTGATCGGGGGCCGCGGTGCCGTCCGCGAAGTACTGCTGCGCTTCAGCCCGCCGGGTTCGCGCTCCGGGGCTCCACCAGGCCGGTCTCGTAGGCCGCGATCACCGCCTGGGCGCGGTCGCGGACGCTCAGCTTGGCGAAGATGCTGGTGATGTAGTTCTTGACCGTGGAGACGCTGATGCCCATCGCCGCAGCGATCTCGGCGTTGTCGAGGCCGGTGGCCAGCAGGCGCCACACCTCGACCTCACGGGGCGTCAGTTCACCCAGGTCGGACACCAGCACCGGCGACGGCGACTGCGGCAGGCGGGGTGTGGTGACGTAAGCGGAGATCAACCGGGTGAGCAGGCGCGGCGCCACCGCCGCCTCCCCGGTGTGCACGGTCCGCACGGCCGCCGAGAGCTCCTCCGGGGAGACGTCCTTGGGCAGGAACCCGGAGGCGCCGGCGCGCAGGGCGGCCACCACGTACTCGTCCATGTCGAAGGTGCTCAGCGCCAGGACCCGGCACGCGGGCAGCTCCCGCACGATCCGCTCGGTCGCCTGGACCCCGTCGAGAACCGGCATCCGGATGTCCATCACCACG from Kitasatospora sp. NBC_01250 includes these protein-coding regions:
- a CDS encoding TetR/AcrR family transcriptional regulator, which translates into the protein MEDGRRRRNPRGQGGLLRDQLIEATARLLATMDRPETLTLRQVAREVGVAPASIYSHFPDLTALVEHVLKLRYDELGRLMNDAAAAATTPLAELVARCAAYVHWGVEHPGEYRTIIGGAMPEQLGPLNAHGAGEELLQALVVALDRADERDDEPATPEMQWRAGLVLWTGMHGLVSLYNSHGTMPWPALDELLARLLGLHTGCPAATIHDLIAGARAEAHTARTD
- a CDS encoding NAD(P)-dependent oxidoreductase; this encodes MRVAVLGATGKVGRLIVEQAVERGHEVVALVRSPQAYAPPGQGAVEVRQADVTKPESFPGLGDVDVVISALGISTGDEPGTLLSGAKMLAGLPVRTLALGALGSGTSAGAGGGMYQAIMKMVIGRQLPEKAAADTIALNGGATVFHAPDLQVGGISPGRRNIPLEKYPKPFWPPRVSRATAAALMLDEAERPTHGATILVPVGNAR
- a CDS encoding amidohydrolase family protein — protein: MTGNGYIAVEEAVAVPGLAERRPPITLPGTIDPAFVEHVMARLPDVADLRLPDMDANGVAMQVLSLTVPGIEADPDAQRAVDNARYVNDSLAEIVHAHPDRFAAFAALPLQDPGAAVTELRRAVEHLGFKGALVNDHVQGRYLDDPAFDRLWATLAELDVPLYLHPGMPPADSWHVLDGHPELDGALWSWQATTGGHAMRVIMAGVFDRHPDARMILGHAGEFLPFQLSRFDSRYATLAVPNPLQRPPSEYFGTNVVVTTSGVLSPAAVEALVHVIGADAVLFAIDYPYETSASAIAALERTALSDADRQKIGSGNARRLLRL
- a CDS encoding CsbD family protein, which gives rise to MSAGDTIENTADKAMGAIKEGVGKATGNERLQAQGKADQIKGDLKQVGEHVKDAFGH
- a CDS encoding hydrophobic protein yields the protein MVPLLLVLLLALILFGAGFALKALWWVAIVVLVFWLLGFVARGAGASGTRGRWYRW
- a CDS encoding DUF2267 domain-containing protein; protein product: MTWHHLVQQVRDLGRYETDQEAERVLHTVLTVLGGQLVGEERCDLAAALPEPARTTFASQLPLTQPLDAHTFVDTVAATLGTTTHAARWHTGAVLAALADLAGEPLNGRLLTQLPNGYALLFGRADLTAAA
- a CDS encoding DUF2267 domain-containing protein, whose protein sequence is MTLRWEAFLDAVQERGEYDTSQEAERATRVVLALLGAHLVGEVRAHLAARLPETLALILLNPLQAAEPLTPDRFVRATAAWIEGATETTALWDIGAVLSTAADAAGDDLTERILLQLPPGYDLLFGRPAPGQRP
- a CDS encoding STAS domain-containing protein; its protein translation is MRDRSSTPTVVRPSGDIDFDTAPALERALADALRSHREVVLDLSEVTFMDCAGLNVIVAARNQADRHGRRLVLSGVGHRVVRLLKLTGLHRHLTVGS
- a CDS encoding Hsp20/alpha crystallin family protein, producing MLMRTDPFRELDRLTQQFLGSTGTWSRPAPMPLDAYRAGDEYVICFDLPGVDPDAIDIDVERNMLTVKAERRPRHQGEGVKWELAERPLGIFSRQVMLSDTLDPEGISADYDAGVLTLKIPVAEKAKPRKIEISRSGDRKQIRA
- a CDS encoding SDR family NAD(P)-dependent oxidoreductase; its protein translation is MADQRVVVVTGGGTGIGAATARLLREAGHQVVVSGRRAEPLERVAAETGALAYPADAAEPAAVRGLVETTVATFGRLDGVVLNAGIGRSGGVGELSDEDWEAVMRTNVTGPFLLLRAALGHLLQARGSVVAVASVSALRNGTGNAAYATSKAALLQLTRSVAVDYGGQGVRANIVCPSWVRTEMADRRMSRFAEETGGPGDGVEAAYQEATRLVPMGRPGDPREVAETVSWLLSPAASFVNGAVLTVDGGVTALDPGTVAFDYHLEPRNAGR
- a CDS encoding DUF6192 family protein, whose product is MLEPHTVNRDLSRVRNASDWVESAVTTGNSSLDEGPAALLRGE
- a CDS encoding serine hydrolase domain-containing protein translates to MYEHAPHSRFPLSRRGSRHRAAAVVTAVAAVGITVAALAPTAAFAGGRPDSVQSSLNALVKDDGVPAALATVKGRDGRTHNYTAGVGNLTTKAKVPVDGQIRIGSNTKTFTAVVALQLVAEGKIGLDASVDTYLPGLLRGDGIDGRNITVRQLLQHTSGLPDYVDKGAILADPKRYFEPRDLLDAALAQKAHFAPGARWEYSNTNYLVAGLIIQKVTGRPLGEEVDQRIVDRIGLRHTYFPTPGDMTIHEAHPEGYNQDADGSFHDYTELDPSWGWAAGAVVSTNSDIVRFYTALLGGRLLPAAQLAEMRTTVPADEAGPGVRYGLGLMSRPLSCGGVFWGHGGTIPGYFTAGGATDDGRAVNLAVTMIPGDAAGKGVEAAVDSALCH
- a CDS encoding serine hydrolase domain-containing protein, whose translation is MNEHVQHNRAKLRHRGRRGLAVAVATVAAGVVAASPLAPTAAFAGGRPDSVQSSLNALVKDDGVPAALATVKGRDGRTHNYTAGVGNLTTKAKVPVDGQIRIGSNTKTFTAVVALQLVAEGKIGLDASVDTYLPGLLRGDGIDGRNITVRQLLQHTSGLPDYTDAPALSDFSTIQHRYFEPRELLDGALAQKARFAPGARWEYSNTNYIVAGLLIQKVTGRPVGEEITKRVIDRIGLRHTYFPTPGDMTIHEAHPEGYNQDADGSLHDYTEMDPSMAWAAGAIVSTNSDLNSFFTALLGGRLLPAAQLAEMRTTVPAELLGPGVRYGLGLQSKPLSCGGLLWGHGGTIPGYRSRGGVTDDGRAASITVTTIPGDAGAQRMADALDAALCR
- a CDS encoding response regulator transcription factor: MTGAQERIRVLIADDQPLVRRGLALILAPDPAFEVVAEADDGQRAVDLAHRHRPDVVVMDIRMPVLDGVQATERIVRELPACRVLALSTFDMDEYVVAALRAGASGFLPKDVSPEELSAAVRTVHTGEAAVAPRLLTRLISAYVTTPRLPQSPSPVLVSDLGELTPREVEVWRLLATGLDNAEIAAAMGISVSTVKNYITSIFAKLSVRDRAQAVIAAYETGLVEPRSANPAG